Proteins from a single region of Kogia breviceps isolate mKogBre1 chromosome 5, mKogBre1 haplotype 1, whole genome shotgun sequence:
- the COL8A1 gene encoding collagen alpha-1(VIII) chain isoform X2 — protein sequence MAGPPALLQLLGVLLTISLGSVRLIQAGAYYGIKPLPPQIPPQIPPQIPQYQPLGQQVPHMPLGKDGFNMGKEMPHMQYGKEYPHLPQYLKEMQPAPRMGKEAAPKKGKEIPLASLRGEQGPRGEPGPRGPPGPPGLPGQGIPGIKGKPGPQGYPGIGKPGMPGMPGKPGAMGMPGAKGEIGPKGEIGPMGIPGPQGPPGPHGLPGIGKPGGPGLPGQPGAKGERGPKGPPGPPGLQGPKGEKGFGMPGLPGLKGPPGMQGPPGPVGLPGVGKPGVTGFPGPQGPLGKPGPPGEPGPQGPIGVPGFQGPPGMPGIGKPGQDGIPGQPGFPGGKGEQGLPGLPGPPGPPGIGKPGFPGPKGDRGIGGVPGALGPRGERGPTGAPGLGGPPGEPGLPGIPGPMGPPGAIGFPGPKGEGGAVGPQGPLGPKGEPGLQGFPGKPGFLGEAGPPGMRGLPGPIGPKGEAGHKGLPGLPGVPGLLGPKGEPGIPGEQGLQGPPGIPGIAGPSGPIGPPGIPGPKGEPGLPGPPGFPGVGKPGVAGLHGAPGKPGALGPQGQPGLPGPPGPPGPPGLPAVMPPTPPPHGEYLPDMGLGIDGVKTPHAYGAKKGKNGGPAYEMPAFTAELTAPFPPVGAPVKFDKLLYNGRQNYNPQTGIFTCEVPGVYYFAYHVHCKGGNVWVALFKNNEPMMYTYDEYKKGFLDQASGSAVLLLRPGDRVFLQMPSEQAAGLYAGQYVHSSFSGYLLYPM from the exons ATGGCTGGTCCACCTGCCCTTCTGCAGCTGCTGGGAGTACTGCTTACCATTTCCCTGGGTTCCGTCCGGCTCATCCAAGCTGGTGCCTACTATGGCATCAAGCCGCTGCCACCTCAAATTCCTCCTCAGATTCCACCACAAATTCCACAATACCAGCCCCTGGGCCAGCAAGTACCTCACATGCCTTTGGGTAAAGATGGCTTTAACATGGGCAAGGAGATGCCCCACATGCAGTATGGCAAAGAGTATCCACATCTACCccaatatctgaaggaaatgcaGCCGGCACCAAGAATGGGCAAGGAAGCAGCACCCAAGAAAGGCAAAG AAATACCATTAGCCAGTTTACGGGGGGAGCAAGGTCCCCGTGGAGAGCCTGGCCCAAGAGGACCACCTGGGCCCCCTGGTTTACCAGGTCAAGGGATACCTGGAATCAAAGGAAAACCAGGGCCACAGGGATATCCAGGAATTGGAAAGCCAGGTATGCCTGGAATGCCAGGAAAGCCAGGAGCCATGGGAATGCCAGGGGCCAAAGGTGAAATTGGACCCAAAGGGGAGATCGGACCTATGGGGATCCCAGGACCGCAAGGACCTCCAGGGCCTCACGGACTTCCTGGCATTGGGAAGCCAGGTGGGCCAGGGTTACCAGGGCAACCAGGTGCCAAAGGTGAGCGAGGACCCAAAGGACCACCAGGACCTCCAGGCCTTCAGGGTCCTAAAGGAGAGAAGGGCTTCGGGATGCCAGGCCTGCCAGGCCTGAAGGGTCCTCCAGGGATGCAGGGCCCTCCCGGCCCTGTCGGACTTCCAGGAGTAGGCAAACCAGGAGTGACAGGCTTCCCTGGGCCCCAGGGCCCCCTGGGAAAGCCAGGCCCTCCAGGCGAACCTGGGCCACAAGGCCCTATAGGGGTCCCAGGGTTTCAAGGACCTCCTGGGATGCCTGGAATTGGAAAACCAGGCCAGGATGGGATCCCTGGGCAGCCAGGATTTCCAGGTGGCAAAGGGGAGCAAGGACTGCCAGGACTGCCAGGACCCCCAGGCCCTCCAGGGATCGGGAAACCTGGCTTCCCAGGCCCCAAAGGTGACAGGGGCATAGGGGGTGTTCCTGGGGCTCTGGGACCAAGAGGGGAGAGAGGACCAACAGGTGCCCCTGGATTGGGGGGCCCCCCAGGAGAGCCAGGCCTGCCTGGAATCCCAGGTCCCATGGGCCCTCCAGGGGCTATCGGTTTCCCTGGACCCAAAGGAGAAGGTGGGGCTGTGGGGCCACAGGGGCCTCTAGGTCCCAAGGGTGAGCCAGGGCTTCAAGGCTTCCCAGGAAAGCCAGGTTTCCTTGGTGAAGCGGGGCCCCCCGGCATGAGGGGTTTGCCAGGTCCCATAGGGCCCAAGGGGGAAGCTGGGCATAAAGGTTTGCCAGGGCTCCCTGGTGTCCCAGGGCTGCTTGGACCTAAGGGAGAGCCAGGAATCCCAGGGGAACAGGGCTTACAGGGCCCCCCAGGTATCCCAGGGATTGCAGGCCCGAGTGGCCCCATTGGACCGCCTGGAATTCCTGGCCCCAAAGGGGAACCGGGCCTCCCAGGGCCCCCTGGGTTCCCTGGAGTAGGGAAGCCCGGAGTAGCAGGACTTCATGGCgccccagggaagcctggtgCCCTTGGTCCCCAAGGCCAGCCTGGCCTTCCAGGGCCCCCAGGCCCTCCAGGGCCCCCGGGACTCCCAGCTGTGATGCCCCCGACACCACCACCCCATGGAGAGTATCTACCAGATATGGGGCTGGGAATTGACGGAGTGAAAACCCCTCACGCCTATGGGGCTAAGAAAGGCAAGAACGGAGGGCCAGCCTACGAGATGCCTGCATTTACCGCTGAGCTGACTGCGCCTTTCCCACCCGTGGGGGCCCCAGTGAAGTTTGACAAACTGCTCTATAACGGCAGACAGAACTACAACCCGCAGACGGGCATCTTCACCTGTGAGGTCCCTGGGGTCTACTACTTTGCATACCACGTTCACTGCAAGGGGGGCAACGTGTGGGTTGCTCTGTTCAAGAACAACGAGCCCATGATGTACACGTATGACGAGTACAAGAagggcttcctggaccaggcGTCCGGGAGCGCGGTGCTGCTGCTCCGGCCCGGAGACCGGGTGTTCCTCCAGATGCCCTCTgaacaggctgcaggactgtatgCCGGGCAGTACGTCCACTCCTCTTTTTCAGGGTATTTATTGTATCccatgtaa
- the COL8A1 gene encoding collagen alpha-1(VIII) chain isoform X1, which produces MAGPPALLQLLGVLLTISLGSVRLIQAGAYYGIKPLPPQIPPQIPPQIPQYQPLGQQVPHMPLGKDGFNMGKEMPHMQYGKEYPHLPQYLKEMQPAPRMGKEAAPKKGKAEIPLASLRGEQGPRGEPGPRGPPGPPGLPGQGIPGIKGKPGPQGYPGIGKPGMPGMPGKPGAMGMPGAKGEIGPKGEIGPMGIPGPQGPPGPHGLPGIGKPGGPGLPGQPGAKGERGPKGPPGPPGLQGPKGEKGFGMPGLPGLKGPPGMQGPPGPVGLPGVGKPGVTGFPGPQGPLGKPGPPGEPGPQGPIGVPGFQGPPGMPGIGKPGQDGIPGQPGFPGGKGEQGLPGLPGPPGPPGIGKPGFPGPKGDRGIGGVPGALGPRGERGPTGAPGLGGPPGEPGLPGIPGPMGPPGAIGFPGPKGEGGAVGPQGPLGPKGEPGLQGFPGKPGFLGEAGPPGMRGLPGPIGPKGEAGHKGLPGLPGVPGLLGPKGEPGIPGEQGLQGPPGIPGIAGPSGPIGPPGIPGPKGEPGLPGPPGFPGVGKPGVAGLHGAPGKPGALGPQGQPGLPGPPGPPGPPGLPAVMPPTPPPHGEYLPDMGLGIDGVKTPHAYGAKKGKNGGPAYEMPAFTAELTAPFPPVGAPVKFDKLLYNGRQNYNPQTGIFTCEVPGVYYFAYHVHCKGGNVWVALFKNNEPMMYTYDEYKKGFLDQASGSAVLLLRPGDRVFLQMPSEQAAGLYAGQYVHSSFSGYLLYPM; this is translated from the exons ATGGCTGGTCCACCTGCCCTTCTGCAGCTGCTGGGAGTACTGCTTACCATTTCCCTGGGTTCCGTCCGGCTCATCCAAGCTGGTGCCTACTATGGCATCAAGCCGCTGCCACCTCAAATTCCTCCTCAGATTCCACCACAAATTCCACAATACCAGCCCCTGGGCCAGCAAGTACCTCACATGCCTTTGGGTAAAGATGGCTTTAACATGGGCAAGGAGATGCCCCACATGCAGTATGGCAAAGAGTATCCACATCTACCccaatatctgaaggaaatgcaGCCGGCACCAAGAATGGGCAAGGAAGCAGCACCCAAGAAAGGCAAAG CAGAAATACCATTAGCCAGTTTACGGGGGGAGCAAGGTCCCCGTGGAGAGCCTGGCCCAAGAGGACCACCTGGGCCCCCTGGTTTACCAGGTCAAGGGATACCTGGAATCAAAGGAAAACCAGGGCCACAGGGATATCCAGGAATTGGAAAGCCAGGTATGCCTGGAATGCCAGGAAAGCCAGGAGCCATGGGAATGCCAGGGGCCAAAGGTGAAATTGGACCCAAAGGGGAGATCGGACCTATGGGGATCCCAGGACCGCAAGGACCTCCAGGGCCTCACGGACTTCCTGGCATTGGGAAGCCAGGTGGGCCAGGGTTACCAGGGCAACCAGGTGCCAAAGGTGAGCGAGGACCCAAAGGACCACCAGGACCTCCAGGCCTTCAGGGTCCTAAAGGAGAGAAGGGCTTCGGGATGCCAGGCCTGCCAGGCCTGAAGGGTCCTCCAGGGATGCAGGGCCCTCCCGGCCCTGTCGGACTTCCAGGAGTAGGCAAACCAGGAGTGACAGGCTTCCCTGGGCCCCAGGGCCCCCTGGGAAAGCCAGGCCCTCCAGGCGAACCTGGGCCACAAGGCCCTATAGGGGTCCCAGGGTTTCAAGGACCTCCTGGGATGCCTGGAATTGGAAAACCAGGCCAGGATGGGATCCCTGGGCAGCCAGGATTTCCAGGTGGCAAAGGGGAGCAAGGACTGCCAGGACTGCCAGGACCCCCAGGCCCTCCAGGGATCGGGAAACCTGGCTTCCCAGGCCCCAAAGGTGACAGGGGCATAGGGGGTGTTCCTGGGGCTCTGGGACCAAGAGGGGAGAGAGGACCAACAGGTGCCCCTGGATTGGGGGGCCCCCCAGGAGAGCCAGGCCTGCCTGGAATCCCAGGTCCCATGGGCCCTCCAGGGGCTATCGGTTTCCCTGGACCCAAAGGAGAAGGTGGGGCTGTGGGGCCACAGGGGCCTCTAGGTCCCAAGGGTGAGCCAGGGCTTCAAGGCTTCCCAGGAAAGCCAGGTTTCCTTGGTGAAGCGGGGCCCCCCGGCATGAGGGGTTTGCCAGGTCCCATAGGGCCCAAGGGGGAAGCTGGGCATAAAGGTTTGCCAGGGCTCCCTGGTGTCCCAGGGCTGCTTGGACCTAAGGGAGAGCCAGGAATCCCAGGGGAACAGGGCTTACAGGGCCCCCCAGGTATCCCAGGGATTGCAGGCCCGAGTGGCCCCATTGGACCGCCTGGAATTCCTGGCCCCAAAGGGGAACCGGGCCTCCCAGGGCCCCCTGGGTTCCCTGGAGTAGGGAAGCCCGGAGTAGCAGGACTTCATGGCgccccagggaagcctggtgCCCTTGGTCCCCAAGGCCAGCCTGGCCTTCCAGGGCCCCCAGGCCCTCCAGGGCCCCCGGGACTCCCAGCTGTGATGCCCCCGACACCACCACCCCATGGAGAGTATCTACCAGATATGGGGCTGGGAATTGACGGAGTGAAAACCCCTCACGCCTATGGGGCTAAGAAAGGCAAGAACGGAGGGCCAGCCTACGAGATGCCTGCATTTACCGCTGAGCTGACTGCGCCTTTCCCACCCGTGGGGGCCCCAGTGAAGTTTGACAAACTGCTCTATAACGGCAGACAGAACTACAACCCGCAGACGGGCATCTTCACCTGTGAGGTCCCTGGGGTCTACTACTTTGCATACCACGTTCACTGCAAGGGGGGCAACGTGTGGGTTGCTCTGTTCAAGAACAACGAGCCCATGATGTACACGTATGACGAGTACAAGAagggcttcctggaccaggcGTCCGGGAGCGCGGTGCTGCTGCTCCGGCCCGGAGACCGGGTGTTCCTCCAGATGCCCTCTgaacaggctgcaggactgtatgCCGGGCAGTACGTCCACTCCTCTTTTTCAGGGTATTTATTGTATCccatgtaa